From the Microtus ochrogaster isolate Prairie Vole_2 chromosome 8, MicOch1.0, whole genome shotgun sequence genome, the window ACTCCTGGGCAGCCCTCAGGGCACACGGAGGGGCTCCCAGAGCCTACAGAGGAGGTGGCCATGTGGGCAGTACTGCCCTGTGGTCCTTGCGTTCCCATCATGCTGGGCCTGGCCTCTCTTGTAGCCTTCTTCATCATAACCACGGCAGTACTGGCTGAACGCCTGTTCCGTCGCCCGCACCCAGACCCCAGTCGACGTGCACCCACCCTTGTGTGGCGCCCAGGAGGAGAGCTGTGGATTGAGCCCACAAGCAGCGCCCGGGAGCGCTCTGAAGACTGGTATGGCTCCTCCATTCCCCTGCTGATGGACAGGGCTCCAGATCCCCTGACTCCTGGGGGAACCTTGGAGGGCAGAGCAACTGCCCCACCAGCCCCTTCAATCCCACAGTCTGCTCCCAGCTCCTTAGCTCCCCAGACCCCACCGGAAGTCCCAGTCCAAAGCACCTTCTGGAGGCCTCAGACCCAAGCTGAGAGGCTCCATGCCGCAGGCCTAGTGAGTTGGGTTGAGCCTGAGACAAGGCTAGAGGCTGGAATGCAGATTGGGAGCCCTAAGGCATGGAGGACGAGGCAAGGGAGCCTGGAACCTGACTGGGGTCTCCAGCCTCGGGTCACCCTGGAAGAGATCTCTGCATTCTGGAAGCGGGAAGGCCGGACCAGTGTGGGCTTCTGAAGCCTCAGAGCCTGTAAGACTAGCCTTCCACTTCAGAGGGGCTGAAAGGGGTCAGCTCCAGACTCAGGCCTGGACCTCACTCCAGACGTTTCTCTAGGCCCTGCCTAAAGCCTAGGGCCTTTGTATGGAAATTTCTATCTTTGACATCTGCCTGGTGGGCAGGCTAGAGTGTAGACAGCCTGTAGGCCATGGCTTGCATTAAAGTTCAGCTTTGGTTAAACTGCCCAGGTTGTGACTCTGAGAATTGGCGGCAAGGCTAGTTGACTGTGGGCCAGAAGGTTTCAAGATGGCGTGTCAGGGTACAAATTTACCTAAGACACCGTATTGGACTGAAGAGGGCCCATATGGGACCCGGACCAACAGTGCCATGCTGGTGGTTATGTGTCCATCATGTGGGCGGGAGGTGGCAGGGATCTTGCTCTCCTGAGACACAGACCCTGAGAGTGCCCAGCCATCCTCACTGACTACTGCAAGGCCCTCCAGCAAAAAAGAGAGGCCAGATCCAGAAGGAGTCTGTGACTATACAAGCCTTGGCTTTGTCCACTCAATGGCAACATGGAATTTGCTGAGCCAAGCTGAAGCGGCCATCTCTTGACTAGAGTCAGGACACAGACTCAAAAAGGATCAGCAGGTTCCTCTGTCCGTCGGCTTAGGCTGCATATATCCTAGAACACGGAGTTTTATTCTTCCCTGTTAAGGAAAGCCTGGACTGAGTTTGTTCCAATATGGAAGTGAAGATTGTCCCAGAGAAGAGAAACTCCCCAAACACAGCCTCCGCCATCTTTCCCTCCAGCGTGCTGAAGGGATCCACAAGGCAGGCTTGCTACAAGACAGACTTAGTTATAATGACCCATCCCACGGAAACGGAGTCCCAGTTATCTGTGGCCTCCATGGCTGACCCCCCTTTTAGGAGAGGAGACAATAGTGGGGAGAGTTGCTCGTCCTTCGAAGGCTAAGCTCCCAAACTTCAGTAGAGAATATGAAGATTTTGCCATATCAGGTTTGCCACCTCTTGTCTTATTATTTACTTTATGCAGATTTTTACTTAAATTGGCTCACTATTTGcttaataaatttgttttaaaaggaatctttttttttggtatggcCTCTATTAatggaaaattattattattcgcCACAAGTAAAAGATAGTATGAAAATAAACCGGGCAtgctagtgcacacctttaatcccatcacacaggaagctgaggcagggggttgTCTATGATTTCCTGGCTAGCTAATGCTGCATTGAGACATGACTCAAACGAAAccaagaatatgaaaataaatacagtgtATACAATGAAGTCCTAAGGAGGCAGTGTTGCTTACTGGAGACATTGACCTCAGATTCTGCTCCTAGTTAAAAGAAAAGAGGTGTCatgtgcctgaaatcccagcacattggaggcagagactggagggtcccaagttcaaggccaacctgggctacttagtctcaaaggaaaggaaggacaagagggggtggggaggacagaagggaggggCTCTGGCTCTGACTCTGAGTCATGAGCTGGGGAACAGTTGTTTCTCATTCGCCATCAGCAAACAGGCCTGAGCTTTGGGTTCTAGTATGAGGAGAGAACAGTTCACCAGGGAGACAGAAGGGACAGGGTTTAGAGCCTGTCCATCTACATCGCAGGAACCCAGGAGAGGCATCATAGCGTAGAAGGCAAACCCAGGCAGGGCTCCTCTTCTTGGATCCTGACCTAACCCTGCCGGACCCTGGAACCATCCACTTGGAGACTTCAGAAAAGTggtttctgtggggttttttttttgtttgtttgtttgtttgttttgtctcataCTCTAACTGAACAATAAGGGAGTTCAGAGCTGGACAGGTGTTTTATTGGGAGTGTTCAGTTGTGAAACTGGCGGGGAAGGTTCTATAAAtgaaggatggaaggatgggtggACAGAGATATTAGTAACCtggccctttctgtctctctaccGTCTGGCTCCCACTCTATGAGTGATTTTGCTCTGCAAGCATTTTTAGCAGGATGTGCAGCTGCCCAGATGCAGGCCTAAGGCAATAGTGTCATACAGCTCTTTCCTCTTCGTGGAGACTTTCCCTCCTGGAAGCTCAAGAACAGTAATGAGCAATGGTGGGAAGAGGGGACCCCTTCCTGGAGCTGCCAGTCCATGGTGCTGCGCTCCTGGGTTATGCCCAGGCTGAGGTGGGTCTTTCATTGACTGCAGATgttttttgagtcatttatgcTTCAGTGAGTAACCCTAATAATCTATAGGTTCACGCTGGACTCGGGTGGgtagtttgtttatttggtctGGATTCTGCATGCTGTCTGAGGGGAAGAGACTCTTGCCCACATCTCTGCAGGAAAGCATGTGACAGAGACTAACTGATCGATGGATTAAATCCAGCAGACCTGAGACCAGGCATGCTCCAGGGTCCACAGCTCCAGCTAG encodes:
- the C8H16orf54 gene encoding transmembrane protein C16orf54 homolog, which encodes MPTTPGQPSGHTEGLPEPTEEVAMWAVLPCGPCVPIMLGLASLVAFFIITTAVLAERLFRRPHPDPSRRAPTLVWRPGGELWIEPTSSARERSEDWYGSSIPLLMDRAPDPLTPGGTLEGRATAPPAPSIPQSAPSSLAPQTPPEVPVQSTFWRPQTQAERLHAAGLVSWVEPETRLEAGMQIGSPKAWRTRQGSLEPDWGLQPRVTLEEISAFWKREGRTSVGF